The Punica granatum isolate Tunisia-2019 chromosome 4, ASM765513v2, whole genome shotgun sequence genome has a window encoding:
- the LOC116206096 gene encoding zinc finger CCCH domain-containing protein 5 isoform X1 — translation MSELITGEYEEAGGGGGEGVEEDRTCDGEKQQLGAESMGSASSRKEKRKAAKKMKRKQLRMEAAVREREEEEAKMNDPDELRRMEEAEREEEERRERERREFEERERAWLEAMEKKRKEEEEGEEEERRRKALEESQRLQEVGNGNEQEEEDGDWEYIEEGPAEIIWQGNEIIVKKKRVKVPKKDATLQRLKEDADRPTSNPLPPQSEAFADCRNSSLPSAQQILENVAQQVPNFGTEQDKAHCPFHLKTGACRFGQRCSRVHFYPDVSCTLLIRNMYNGPGLAWEQDEGLEHTDEEVERSYEEFYEDVHTEFLKFGEIVNFKVCRNGSFHLRGNVYIHYKSLDSAVLAYQSINGRFFASKQVNCEYVNVTRWKVAICGEYMRSRYKTCSHGTACNFIHCFRNPGGDYEWADWDKPPPRYWVKNMVALFGHSEEHGFERSTLESSGPSRNSNLTDVDSKRNQSQRSRSRETGSGRYHRNRGGENGFEISRSSEEYDIYDKKQRKRTNGERKNEDKLSPRYSHRSNRRSGCDSDGDHLPSDKDVEKHHQERESSKWHKVSELKGDYGDTRRRAHKADPDWNRSDSDVDRERRDRSHGSSKSRKKVKREGSRERTRDSESPVDDCDRDNYHRRRRRSSRSSWSDSNSYGDQTIDLHDRWDPGDE, via the exons ATGTCGGAGCTGATCACCGGAGAGTATGAAGAAGCCGGAGGCGGAGGAGGGGAGGGTGTGGAGGAGGATAGGACATGTGATGGGGAGAAGCAGCAGTTGGGCGCGGAGAGCATGGGGTCTGCTTCGAgcaggaaggagaagaggaaggcggcgaagaagatgaagaggaagcAACTGAGGATGGAGGCGGCGGTCAGGGAgcgggaggaggaggaggcgaAAATGAACGACCCGGATGAGCTGAGGAGGATGGAGGAGGCggagagggaggaggaggagaggagggAGCGGGAGAGGAGGGAGTTcgaggagagggagagggcgTGGCTCGAAGCgatggagaagaagaggaaggaggaggaggagggagaagaggaagagcgGCGGAGGAAGGCTCTGGAAGAATCGCAGAGACTGCAAGAG GTTGGAAATGGGAACGAgcaggaggaggaagacgGTGACTGGGAATACATAGAAGAAGGCCCTGCAGAAATTATCTGGCAAGGGAATGAAATAATCGTTAAGAAGAAAAGGGTCAAAGTTCCTAAGAAGGATGCCACGTTGCAAAGGCTTAAGGAG GATGCGGATAGGCCGACTTCAAATCCCCTCCCTCCACAATCTGAAGCCTTTGCTGATTGCAGAAACTCATCGTTGCCTTCGGCGCAACAGATTCTGGAAAATGTTGCTCAACAAGTACCGAATTTTGGGACTGAACAG GACAAAGCTCATTGCCCTTTCCACTTGAAAACGGGAGCTTGTCGATTTGGTCAGAGATGTAGCAGAGTTCACTTTTACCCCGATGTATCATGCACTCTTCTTATTAGGAACATGTATAATGGTCCTGGGCTTGCATGGGAACAAGATGAGGGGCTCGAG CACACAGACGAAGAGGTTGAACGCAGTTATGAAGAATTTTACGAAGATGTGCACACAGAGTTCTTGAAGTTTGgggaaattgtgaattttaag GTTTGTAGAAATGGTTCGTTTCATTTGAGGGGAAATGTTTATATACACTATAAGTCACTGGATTCTGCAGTGCTTGCTTATCAATCTATCAATGGTCGATTCTTCGCCAGCAAACAG GTGAATTGTGAATATGTCAATGTTACGAGATGGAAAGTTGCCATATGTGGGGAATATATGCGATCGAGATATAAG ACGTGTTCACACGGAACTGCTTGCAATTTTATTCACTGTTTCCGGAACCCTGGTGGTGATTACGAGTGGGCTGACTGGGACAAACCACCTCCGAGGTACTGGGTCAAGAATATGGTTGCTTTATTTGGTCATTCTGAGGAGCATGGGTTTGAGCGAAGCACCCTGGAAAGTTCAGGACCTTCGAGAAACTCAAACCTGACAGATGTTGATTCAAAGAG GAACCAATCACAAAGATCTCGTTCAAGGGAGACTGGTAGTGGCCGTTACCATAGAAACCGTGGTGGTGAAAATGGCTTTGAAATATCCAGATCTTCCGAGGAGTATGATATTTACGATAAGAAGCAGAGAAAGCGGACAAATGGTGAGAGGAAGAATGAAGACAAATTGAGTCCCAGATACTCTCACCGAAGCAACAGAAGATCTGGTTGTGATTCCGATGGAGACCACCTCCCAAGTGACAAAGACGTGGAGAAACATCATCAGGAAAGGGAAAGCTCGAAGTGGCATAAGGTTTCAGAATTGAAGGGTGATTATGGAGACACCAGGAGGAGAGCTCATAAAGCTGATCCTGATTGGAATCGATCAGACAGTGATGTGGACAGAGAACGACGTGACCGGTCCCATGGAAGTTCAAAAAGCCGCAAGAAGGTAAAACGTGAGGGCAGTCGGGAAAGAACCCGCGACAGCGAGTCCCCTGTAGATGACTGTGATAGGGACAATTATCACAGGCGCCGAAGAAGAAGCTCTAGATCTTCATGGTCCGACTCAAATAGCTATGGCGATCAAACCATTGACTTGCATGATCGGTGGGATCCTGGGGATGAATAA
- the LOC116206096 gene encoding zinc finger CCCH domain-containing protein 5 isoform X2 — MSELITGEYEEAGGGGGEGVEEDRTCDGEKQQLGAESMGSASSRKEKRKAAKKMKRKQLRMEAAVREREEEEAKMNDPDELRRMEEAEREEEERRERERREFEERERAWLEAMEKKRKEEEEGEEEERRRKALEESQRLQEVGNGNEQEEEDGDWEYIEEGPAEIIWQGNEIIVKKKRVKVPKKDATLQRLKEDADRPTSNPLPPQSEAFADCRNSSLPSAQQILENVAQQVPNFGTEQDKAHCPFHLKTGACRFGQRCSRVHFYPDVSCTLLIRNMYNGPGLAWEQDEGLEHTDEEVERSYEEFYEDVHTEFLKFGEIVNFKVCRNGSFHLRGNVYIHYKSLDSAVLAYQSINGRFFASKQVNCEYVNVTRWKVAICGEYMRSRYKTCSHGTACNFIHCFRNPGGDYEWADWDKPPPRNQSQRSRSRETGSGRYHRNRGGENGFEISRSSEEYDIYDKKQRKRTNGERKNEDKLSPRYSHRSNRRSGCDSDGDHLPSDKDVEKHHQERESSKWHKVSELKGDYGDTRRRAHKADPDWNRSDSDVDRERRDRSHGSSKSRKKVKREGSRERTRDSESPVDDCDRDNYHRRRRRSSRSSWSDSNSYGDQTIDLHDRWDPGDE, encoded by the exons ATGTCGGAGCTGATCACCGGAGAGTATGAAGAAGCCGGAGGCGGAGGAGGGGAGGGTGTGGAGGAGGATAGGACATGTGATGGGGAGAAGCAGCAGTTGGGCGCGGAGAGCATGGGGTCTGCTTCGAgcaggaaggagaagaggaaggcggcgaagaagatgaagaggaagcAACTGAGGATGGAGGCGGCGGTCAGGGAgcgggaggaggaggaggcgaAAATGAACGACCCGGATGAGCTGAGGAGGATGGAGGAGGCggagagggaggaggaggagaggagggAGCGGGAGAGGAGGGAGTTcgaggagagggagagggcgTGGCTCGAAGCgatggagaagaagaggaaggaggaggaggagggagaagaggaagagcgGCGGAGGAAGGCTCTGGAAGAATCGCAGAGACTGCAAGAG GTTGGAAATGGGAACGAgcaggaggaggaagacgGTGACTGGGAATACATAGAAGAAGGCCCTGCAGAAATTATCTGGCAAGGGAATGAAATAATCGTTAAGAAGAAAAGGGTCAAAGTTCCTAAGAAGGATGCCACGTTGCAAAGGCTTAAGGAG GATGCGGATAGGCCGACTTCAAATCCCCTCCCTCCACAATCTGAAGCCTTTGCTGATTGCAGAAACTCATCGTTGCCTTCGGCGCAACAGATTCTGGAAAATGTTGCTCAACAAGTACCGAATTTTGGGACTGAACAG GACAAAGCTCATTGCCCTTTCCACTTGAAAACGGGAGCTTGTCGATTTGGTCAGAGATGTAGCAGAGTTCACTTTTACCCCGATGTATCATGCACTCTTCTTATTAGGAACATGTATAATGGTCCTGGGCTTGCATGGGAACAAGATGAGGGGCTCGAG CACACAGACGAAGAGGTTGAACGCAGTTATGAAGAATTTTACGAAGATGTGCACACAGAGTTCTTGAAGTTTGgggaaattgtgaattttaag GTTTGTAGAAATGGTTCGTTTCATTTGAGGGGAAATGTTTATATACACTATAAGTCACTGGATTCTGCAGTGCTTGCTTATCAATCTATCAATGGTCGATTCTTCGCCAGCAAACAG GTGAATTGTGAATATGTCAATGTTACGAGATGGAAAGTTGCCATATGTGGGGAATATATGCGATCGAGATATAAG ACGTGTTCACACGGAACTGCTTGCAATTTTATTCACTGTTTCCGGAACCCTGGTGGTGATTACGAGTGGGCTGACTGGGACAAACCACCTCCGAG GAACCAATCACAAAGATCTCGTTCAAGGGAGACTGGTAGTGGCCGTTACCATAGAAACCGTGGTGGTGAAAATGGCTTTGAAATATCCAGATCTTCCGAGGAGTATGATATTTACGATAAGAAGCAGAGAAAGCGGACAAATGGTGAGAGGAAGAATGAAGACAAATTGAGTCCCAGATACTCTCACCGAAGCAACAGAAGATCTGGTTGTGATTCCGATGGAGACCACCTCCCAAGTGACAAAGACGTGGAGAAACATCATCAGGAAAGGGAAAGCTCGAAGTGGCATAAGGTTTCAGAATTGAAGGGTGATTATGGAGACACCAGGAGGAGAGCTCATAAAGCTGATCCTGATTGGAATCGATCAGACAGTGATGTGGACAGAGAACGACGTGACCGGTCCCATGGAAGTTCAAAAAGCCGCAAGAAGGTAAAACGTGAGGGCAGTCGGGAAAGAACCCGCGACAGCGAGTCCCCTGTAGATGACTGTGATAGGGACAATTATCACAGGCGCCGAAGAAGAAGCTCTAGATCTTCATGGTCCGACTCAAATAGCTATGGCGATCAAACCATTGACTTGCATGATCGGTGGGATCCTGGGGATGAATAA